In one Bradyrhizobium cosmicum genomic region, the following are encoded:
- the bchC gene encoding chlorophyll synthesis pathway protein BchC, with product METIAVVLKQPEQIELNRLALTPPTADDVVVDVDWSGVSTGTERLLWSGRMPPFPGMGYPLVPGYESVGHVVEAGSATDLHPGQRVFVPGAKCFGEVRGLFGASASRLVVAAKRVVPLDQNLGERGILLALAATAYHAIAARGASAPDCIVGHGVLGRLLARISLAVRNEPPTVWEKNPARIGGAVDYGVIDPEHDTRRDYKSIYDVSGDAGLLDSLIGRIAPGGEIVLAGFYSERLSFAFPPAFMREARLRVAAEWQPSDLVAIKTLIESGRLSLDGLITHHRDAQDTSNAYRVAFEDPACLKMVLNWSSLS from the coding sequence ATGGAGACCATCGCGGTAGTTCTCAAGCAGCCGGAGCAGATCGAGCTCAATCGGCTGGCTTTGACTCCTCCGACCGCCGACGACGTCGTCGTCGATGTCGACTGGAGCGGCGTCAGCACCGGCACAGAAAGGTTGCTCTGGTCGGGCCGGATGCCTCCGTTTCCGGGCATGGGATATCCGCTGGTGCCCGGCTACGAGTCGGTCGGGCATGTCGTCGAAGCGGGATCTGCCACGGACCTGCATCCTGGCCAGCGGGTCTTCGTTCCCGGCGCAAAGTGTTTTGGCGAAGTGCGCGGGCTGTTCGGGGCTTCCGCGTCGCGCCTGGTGGTGGCCGCAAAGCGCGTGGTGCCGCTCGATCAGAACCTAGGCGAACGTGGAATTCTGCTGGCGTTGGCGGCGACGGCCTATCACGCCATTGCCGCGCGCGGCGCCTCGGCACCGGACTGCATTGTAGGTCATGGCGTGCTGGGGCGGCTGCTAGCGCGCATCTCACTTGCGGTTCGCAACGAGCCGCCGACCGTCTGGGAGAAAAATCCGGCGCGCATCGGGGGCGCGGTTGACTACGGCGTGATCGATCCCGAGCATGATACGCGGCGCGACTACAAGAGCATCTACGATGTCAGCGGCGATGCCGGCCTGCTCGATTCCCTGATTGGCCGCATCGCGCCCGGCGGCGAGATCGTGCTGGCTGGATTCTACAGCGAGCGACTGTCCTTTGCGTTCCCGCCCGCATTCATGCGTGAGGCGCGGCTCCGCGTTGCCGCGGAGTGGCAGCCGTCCGATCTCGTCGCCATCAAGACGCTGATCGAATCGGGGCGGCTCTCGCTCGACGGCCTGATCACCCACCACCGCGACGCACAGGATACCTCGAACGCTTATCGCGTCGCGTTCGAGGATCCGGCGTGCCTGAAAATGGTCCTGAACTGGAGTTCGCTCTCATGA
- a CDS encoding phytoene desaturase: MLDSTSVRPSLKTSHRQPHAVVIGSGFGGLAASIRLGAKGYRVTVLEKLDAPGGRAYVYRQDGFTFDAGPTIVTAPFLFEELWKLCGRKLSDDVTLVPVSPFYRIRFQDGSHFDYSGDAGAMRGEIARFSPGDVDGYDAYMKASEEIFKVGFERLGDVPFSKWTDMAKIAPEMLRLSSYRSVYSLVSKFFRDPRLRVVFSFHPLLIGGNPLTASSIYCLIAFLERRWGVHFALGGTGRLVDGLVKLIEGQGGRLCCNQEVREIVVNNGVARGVRLASGETIDADVVVSNADSTWTYRHLLPESARSRWTDRRIERARYSMSLFVWYFGTRRRYEGVPHHTILLGPRYKRLLTDIFDRKVLADDFSLYLHRPTATDTSLAPDGCDAFYVLSPVPHLQSGTDWSVMAEDYRQAIAYELSRTMLPGLENEIVSSRMLTPQDFQDRLYSFRGAAFGLEPILTQSAWFRPHNKSEDIENLYLVGAGTHPGAGLPGVLSSARVLDSLVPDASHLASLVTA; the protein is encoded by the coding sequence ATGCTGGATTCAACCTCCGTCCGACCGTCTCTGAAGACATCGCATCGCCAGCCGCATGCGGTGGTGATCGGCAGCGGCTTTGGCGGATTGGCAGCCTCGATCCGGCTCGGCGCCAAGGGTTATCGCGTCACCGTTCTCGAGAAGCTCGATGCGCCCGGCGGCCGCGCCTACGTCTACCGGCAGGACGGCTTCACCTTCGATGCTGGACCAACCATCGTCACCGCGCCGTTTCTGTTCGAAGAATTGTGGAAGCTATGCGGACGGAAGCTGTCCGACGACGTGACGCTGGTGCCGGTGTCGCCCTTCTACCGGATTCGCTTTCAGGACGGATCGCATTTTGACTATTCCGGCGATGCTGGCGCGATGCGTGGCGAGATCGCGCGATTTTCGCCTGGTGACGTCGATGGTTACGACGCCTACATGAAAGCCAGCGAAGAGATCTTCAAGGTCGGCTTCGAGAGGCTCGGCGACGTGCCGTTCAGCAAATGGACGGATATGGCGAAGATCGCGCCTGAGATGCTGCGGCTGTCGAGCTATCGCAGTGTCTACTCGCTGGTTTCGAAGTTCTTCCGCGACCCGCGGCTGCGCGTCGTGTTCAGCTTTCATCCACTGTTGATCGGCGGCAATCCTCTCACGGCGAGCTCGATCTATTGCCTGATCGCATTTCTGGAGCGGCGCTGGGGCGTGCATTTTGCGCTTGGGGGCACCGGGCGGCTGGTCGATGGCCTGGTCAAGCTGATCGAGGGACAGGGCGGCAGGCTCTGTTGCAACCAGGAAGTCCGCGAGATCGTCGTGAACAACGGTGTTGCGAGGGGCGTACGGCTGGCCTCGGGCGAGACCATCGATGCCGATGTCGTGGTCTCCAACGCCGATTCCACATGGACGTATCGGCATCTCCTGCCTGAGTCGGCGCGATCGCGCTGGACCGACCGGCGCATCGAACGAGCTCGCTATTCCATGAGCCTGTTCGTCTGGTACTTCGGCACACGCCGTAGATACGAAGGGGTGCCACACCACACGATCCTGCTGGGGCCGCGCTACAAGCGATTGTTGACGGATATCTTCGATCGCAAGGTTCTAGCCGACGATTTCAGCCTGTATCTGCATCGCCCGACCGCAACGGATACGTCGCTCGCGCCCGACGGCTGCGACGCGTTCTACGTGCTTTCGCCTGTCCCGCATCTGCAAAGCGGAACCGACTGGAGCGTCATGGCCGAAGACTATCGCCAGGCGATTGCATATGAACTCTCCAGGACCATGCTGCCCGGTCTCGAGAACGAGATCGTCAGTTCGCGGATGCTGACGCCGCAGGATTTTCAGGACAGGCTATACTCGTTTCGCGGCGCGGCCTTTGGGCTGGAGCCGATCTTGACGCAAAGCGCGTGGTTTCGCCCGCACAACAAGAGCGAAGATATCGAAAATCTGTATCTGGTGGGCGCTGGCACGCATCCCGGAGCAGGCCTGCCCGGCGTGCTCTCCTCGGCGCGCGTCCTGGATTCTCTGGTGCCTGATGCCTCACACCTCGCAAGCTTGGTGACCGCATGA
- a CDS encoding hydratase, translated as MGGSQPARGPDFSRIVPRNGYAWWYVDALSDDGQNGITIIAFIGSVFSPYYAFARRKGPADPLNHCAVNVAVYRSGGNRWAMTERPRGAVGRTTDTFTVGPSHLCWDGKSLTINVDEISVPIPGRLRGTIRLIPTSITQQAFLLNGEGNHQWWPIAPCARVQVRLDHPRLSWQGDGYFDMNHGDAPLEQGFSDWQWSRGAMQDGTAILYEAQRRDGSRGDLAMTFDPNGRMQAFKPPPTVDLRRTGWRVGRSIHSDGAAKIVKTLEDAPFYARSVVSAKLFGEPVTLMHESLALDRFKMPVVQAMLPFRMPRALR; from the coding sequence ATCGGCGGCAGCCAGCCTGCTCGCGGACCTGACTTCTCGCGGATCGTTCCGCGAAACGGCTATGCGTGGTGGTACGTCGATGCGCTAAGCGACGACGGGCAGAACGGCATCACCATCATCGCCTTCATCGGCAGCGTATTTTCACCGTATTACGCGTTCGCCCGGCGCAAGGGACCGGCCGATCCGCTCAATCACTGCGCCGTCAATGTCGCGGTCTATCGAAGCGGCGGCAATCGGTGGGCCATGACGGAGCGGCCGCGCGGAGCGGTCGGCCGCACGACGGACACGTTCACAGTGGGCCCAAGCCATCTGTGCTGGGACGGCAAATCGCTGACGATCAACGTCGATGAAATTTCGGTTCCGATCCCCGGGCGCCTGCGCGGCACCATCCGGTTAATTCCAACCTCGATCACTCAGCAGGCCTTCTTGCTGAATGGGGAAGGCAATCATCAATGGTGGCCGATAGCGCCATGCGCGCGCGTCCAGGTGCGACTGGATCATCCGCGCCTGAGCTGGCAGGGCGACGGCTATTTCGACATGAACCACGGCGACGCCCCACTGGAGCAGGGCTTTTCCGACTGGCAATGGTCGCGTGGCGCAATGCAGGACGGCACGGCGATCCTTTACGAAGCGCAGCGCCGTGACGGCAGCAGGGGCGACCTCGCGATGACCTTCGATCCGAATGGTCGGATGCAGGCCTTCAAGCCACCGCCGACGGTTGATCTGAGACGCACGGGCTGGCGCGTCGGCCGCAGCATCCACAGCGATGGCGCCGCCAAGATCGTCAAGACGCTGGAAGATGCTCCTTTCTATGCCCGCTCTGTAGTCTCGGCGAAGTTGTTCGGCGAGCCCGTGACTTTGATGCACGAAAGCCTCGCGCTGGATCGCTTCAAGATGCCGGTCGTGCAGGCCATGCTGCCATTCCGTATGCCTCGCGCATTGCGGTAG
- a CDS encoding chlorophyllide a reductase iron protein subunit X: MNVVPTINMKDALRAEALIEPDAPVTTPATKETQIIAIYGKGGIGKSFTLANLSYMMAQQGKKVLLIGCDPKSDTTSLLFGGRACPTIIETSSKKKLAGEEVKIGDVCFKRDGVFAMELGGPEVGRGCGGRGIIHGFELLEKLGFHEWGFDYVLLDFLGDVVCGGFGLPIARDMCQKVIVVGSNDLQSLYVANNVCSAVEYFRKLGGNVGVAGMVINKDDGTGEAAAFAKTVGIPVLAAIPADDDIRKKSANYEIIGLPGGQWSSLFEQLATNVGLAPPVRPAPLTQDGLLGLFKGEVVGRGVVLEPATMEDMCGKSVVDKPSLEVVYDAA; encoded by the coding sequence ATGAATGTCGTGCCAACCATCAACATGAAGGACGCTCTGCGGGCTGAGGCGTTAATCGAGCCGGACGCGCCGGTGACGACGCCGGCGACCAAGGAAACCCAGATCATCGCCATCTACGGCAAGGGCGGAATCGGCAAGAGTTTTACGCTGGCCAACCTGTCCTACATGATGGCGCAACAGGGCAAGAAAGTGCTGCTGATCGGCTGCGACCCGAAGAGCGATACCACGTCGCTGCTGTTCGGCGGCCGCGCCTGTCCGACCATCATCGAGACGTCGTCGAAGAAGAAACTCGCCGGTGAGGAGGTCAAGATCGGCGACGTCTGCTTCAAGCGCGACGGCGTGTTCGCGATGGAGCTCGGTGGTCCCGAGGTCGGTCGCGGCTGCGGCGGGCGTGGCATCATCCATGGCTTCGAATTGCTCGAGAAGCTCGGCTTCCACGAGTGGGGATTCGATTACGTGCTGCTCGACTTCCTCGGCGACGTGGTCTGCGGCGGCTTCGGCCTCCCGATCGCGCGCGACATGTGCCAGAAGGTCATCGTCGTCGGCTCCAATGACCTGCAGTCGCTCTACGTCGCCAACAACGTCTGCTCGGCAGTCGAATATTTCCGCAAGCTCGGCGGCAATGTCGGCGTCGCCGGCATGGTCATCAACAAGGACGACGGCACCGGCGAGGCGGCCGCGTTCGCCAAGACGGTCGGCATCCCCGTTCTCGCGGCGATCCCGGCCGATGACGATATCCGCAAGAAGAGCGCGAATTACGAGATCATCGGCCTGCCTGGCGGGCAATGGAGTTCTCTTTTCGAGCAGCTCGCCACCAATGTCGGCCTGGCGCCGCCGGTGCGCCCCGCGCCGCTGACACAGGATGGTCTGCTCGGCCTGTTCAAGGGCGAAGTCGTCGGCCGCGGCGTGGTGCTCGAGCCCGCGACCATGGAGGATATGTGCGGCAAGTCGGTCGTCGACAAGCCGTCCCTCGAAGTCGTCTACGACGCGGCGTGA
- the crtD gene encoding 1-hydroxycarotenoid 3,4-desaturase CrtD has translation MPRDRVVVIGSGIAGLVSAFALAARGLDVTVLERAATPGGKMRDIAIGASRIDSGPTVFTMRWVLDELFAAAGRNFADHVRLRPLDVLARHAWDQHAQLDLFADQERTVDAIGDFAGAQEADGYRAFCRDTKRIYDILEKPFLRASQPSMGRLIGADGIRGLMRLPQIKPFSSMWSALGKYFADPRLRQLFGRYATYCGSSPYLAPATLMLVAHVEREGVWSIDGGMHALAKTLADCTSAFGAAIRYGEDVSEVLISGGRASGVKLASGERIAADAVIVNADVGAVADGAFGAPVRRAAAAIPLRARSLSAMTWSVVAKPDGFPLHRHNVFFSNDYAAEFDDIFAHGELPREPTVYVCAQDRGGNGIAPTGPERFLVLVNAPANGDRHAYDATEVAQCAQRTFGMLERRGLRIQPQAMQVTTPADFNRMFPATGGALYGRSSHRWTASFQRPGARTKIPGLYLAGGSTHPGPGVPMAALSGRSAAASLLADLTSRGSFRETAMRGGTSMR, from the coding sequence ATGCCCAGAGATCGTGTTGTCGTTATCGGCAGCGGCATTGCGGGGCTTGTCTCCGCCTTCGCGCTCGCAGCACGCGGCCTCGACGTCACTGTTCTCGAACGTGCCGCCACGCCAGGCGGCAAGATGCGCGACATCGCAATCGGCGCCTCGCGGATCGACAGCGGTCCGACCGTCTTCACGATGCGCTGGGTCCTCGATGAACTGTTTGCGGCGGCCGGCCGGAATTTCGCGGACCACGTCCGCCTGCGCCCACTCGATGTTTTGGCAAGACACGCCTGGGACCAACATGCCCAGCTCGATCTTTTTGCAGATCAGGAACGCACGGTCGATGCGATCGGGGATTTTGCGGGAGCACAGGAAGCGGACGGATATCGCGCCTTCTGTCGGGACACCAAGCGCATCTACGACATTCTCGAGAAGCCGTTCCTGCGCGCCTCACAGCCGAGCATGGGCAGACTGATCGGCGCCGACGGCATTCGCGGGTTGATGCGATTGCCGCAGATCAAGCCATTTTCGTCGATGTGGTCGGCGCTCGGAAAGTATTTCGCCGATCCAAGGCTGCGGCAATTGTTTGGACGGTACGCGACCTATTGCGGATCGTCGCCGTACCTGGCGCCCGCGACGCTGATGCTGGTCGCGCATGTCGAGCGCGAGGGCGTCTGGTCCATCGACGGCGGCATGCACGCGCTCGCGAAAACGCTGGCGGACTGCACAAGCGCCTTCGGCGCTGCGATCCGCTACGGTGAAGACGTCAGCGAGGTTCTGATCTCTGGCGGCCGCGCCAGCGGCGTCAAGCTCGCAAGCGGCGAGCGCATTGCGGCGGACGCCGTGATCGTGAATGCGGATGTTGGTGCCGTCGCGGACGGAGCGTTCGGTGCCCCCGTCCGTCGCGCTGCAGCGGCAATTCCGCTTCGCGCCCGCTCGCTGTCAGCTATGACATGGAGTGTCGTCGCGAAGCCCGATGGCTTCCCGCTGCACCGGCACAACGTCTTTTTCTCAAACGACTATGCCGCTGAGTTCGACGACATTTTCGCCCACGGCGAGCTGCCTCGCGAGCCGACGGTCTATGTCTGCGCCCAGGATCGCGGCGGCAACGGTATCGCGCCGACCGGTCCCGAGCGATTTCTGGTCTTGGTCAACGCACCCGCGAATGGCGACCGGCATGCCTACGACGCAACGGAGGTGGCACAATGCGCGCAGCGGACATTTGGCATGCTGGAGCGCCGCGGTCTGCGAATCCAGCCGCAGGCGATGCAAGTAACGACGCCAGCGGATTTCAACCGGATGTTTCCGGCCACGGGCGGCGCACTGTACGGCCGCAGCTCGCACAGATGGACGGCCTCTTTCCAGCGTCCGGGAGCACGAACGAAAATTCCGGGGCTGTACCTGGCGGGGGGCAGCACTCATCCGGGACCGGGTGTGCCGATGGCGGCCTTGTCGGGTCGATCGGCGGCAGCCAGCCTGCTCGCGGACCTGACTTCTCGCGGATCGTTCCGCGAAACGGCTATGCGTGGTGGTACGTCGATGCGCTAA
- the hemF gene encoding oxygen-dependent coproporphyrinogen oxidase, giving the protein MRGTDAIRDNSNDLAERRRAEAKVWFESLRDRICAEVEVLEREAPADLFPGEPATFTYKPWQRAIGSGGGTGGFLSDGRLFEKIGIHTSSANGTLTPEMAKTLPGDGIQLDYVSTSISLIMHPRSPRVPTVHMNTRFLSTAQDWFGGGADLTPMLPEQRTQDAPDAVTFHAAMKRACDTHDPNYYGKFKPWADTYFFLPHRGQARGVGGIFYDHLNTGDYEKDFAFTRDVGLALLDVYPRIVRRRMMEPWTEAERAQQLACRGLYVEFNLLYDRGTMFGLQTGGNIETILSSMPPLVSWA; this is encoded by the coding sequence ATGCGCGGCACCGATGCCATCCGGGACAACAGCAATGATCTCGCCGAACGGCGGCGTGCCGAAGCGAAAGTCTGGTTCGAATCGCTGCGCGACAGGATCTGCGCCGAGGTCGAGGTGCTGGAGCGCGAGGCGCCGGCCGACCTGTTTCCGGGGGAGCCCGCCACCTTCACCTACAAGCCGTGGCAGCGCGCGATCGGCAGTGGCGGCGGCACCGGCGGCTTCCTCAGCGATGGGAGACTGTTCGAGAAGATTGGTATCCATACGTCTTCGGCCAACGGGACGCTCACGCCTGAGATGGCCAAAACGCTGCCGGGCGACGGCATTCAACTCGACTATGTCTCCACCAGCATCAGCTTGATCATGCATCCGCGCAGCCCGCGGGTGCCGACCGTGCACATGAACACTCGGTTTCTGTCGACAGCACAGGACTGGTTTGGCGGTGGTGCGGATCTCACGCCGATGCTGCCGGAGCAGCGAACCCAGGATGCGCCGGACGCCGTGACGTTTCACGCCGCGATGAAACGCGCCTGCGACACGCACGACCCCAACTATTACGGCAAGTTCAAGCCGTGGGCGGATACCTATTTCTTCCTCCCGCACCGCGGTCAGGCGCGCGGCGTCGGCGGCATCTTCTACGATCATCTCAACACCGGCGACTACGAGAAGGATTTTGCCTTCACGCGCGACGTTGGACTTGCTTTGCTTGACGTCTATCCCCGGATCGTGCGCCGGCGGATGATGGAGCCGTGGACGGAAGCCGAGCGGGCGCAGCAGCTCGCCTGCCGTGGACTCTATGTCGAGTTCAATCTGCTGTACGACCGTGGCACCATGTTCGGACTTCAAACCGGCGGCAACATCGAGACCATTTTGAGCTCGATGCCGCCGCTGGTGAGCTGGGCGTAG
- a CDS encoding polyprenyl synthetase family protein, whose protein sequence is MDVTSRIERALNDAIGQAELPGCPPRLAAAMLYAVFPRGARVRPRLCHSVAAACGEDHPAATEAAGAALELLHCASLVHDDLPCFDAAETRRGRPSVHKAFGEPLAVLTGDALIVLAFQTLARLQCTPERLAMLTLTVARSVGVPSGIVAGQAWECEDKIDLVHYHRAKTGALFAAATVAGAASAGADAEPWRMVGEKLGEAYQVADDIRDAASEEDEIGKPVGRDLVLGRPSAVIELGLDGALYRLHDLVRGAIDAIPPCPNGAELRSLMLSEARRLVPAKLAQFAA, encoded by the coding sequence ATGGACGTCACCAGCCGAATCGAACGGGCACTGAACGACGCGATTGGCCAGGCCGAGCTTCCCGGCTGTCCGCCCCGCCTGGCGGCGGCCATGCTTTACGCGGTTTTTCCCCGCGGTGCGCGCGTGCGGCCAAGACTCTGCCACAGCGTTGCAGCGGCCTGCGGCGAGGATCATCCCGCCGCCACCGAGGCTGCCGGCGCGGCGCTCGAACTTCTGCACTGTGCCTCGCTCGTGCACGACGACCTGCCGTGCTTCGACGCTGCGGAAACACGGCGCGGCCGTCCCTCCGTGCACAAGGCGTTCGGCGAGCCGCTCGCGGTTCTCACCGGAGATGCGCTGATCGTGCTCGCATTCCAGACGCTGGCGCGTCTTCAATGCACGCCGGAGCGGCTGGCGATGCTCACCCTGACGGTGGCCAGATCCGTGGGCGTTCCCTCGGGTATCGTCGCGGGGCAAGCCTGGGAATGCGAAGACAAGATCGATCTTGTGCATTATCACCGCGCCAAGACTGGCGCACTGTTTGCCGCGGCCACCGTGGCAGGAGCTGCGTCGGCCGGCGCCGATGCCGAGCCGTGGCGGATGGTCGGGGAGAAGCTCGGCGAGGCCTATCAGGTCGCCGACGACATTCGTGACGCCGCCTCTGAGGAAGATGAGATCGGCAAGCCGGTCGGTCGCGACCTCGTGCTGGGGCGTCCCAGCGCGGTGATAGAACTCGGCCTTGATGGCGCGCTCTACCGGTTGCATGACCTGGTGCGCGGCGCGATCGATGCGATCCCGCCGTGTCCGAACGGCGCCGAATTGCGTTCGCTCATGCTCTCGGAAGCCAGGCGCCTGGTGCCAGCCAAGCTTGCCCAGTTCGCTGCGTAG
- a CDS encoding phytoene/squalene synthase family protein, with translation MTIRLDPVDMAACRALLKGGSRTFNAASKVLPRRVADPAIALYAFCRLADDAVDLGSDRAAAVARLRYRLDRAYREQPMDLAADRLFADVVKKFCIPRELPEALLDGLAWDAEVRRYETLQDLTAYAARVAGAVGAMMTLVMGQRAPEIVARACDLGVAMQFTNIARDVGEDARAGRLYLPQSWLREAGIDPDAWLANPCFTPAVAAIIQRLLHVADIFYSRATHGIVNLPIGCRPGIYAARALYAEIGRELEQGGLDSVSRRAVVSTRRKLAVLARTLLLPQTEWAPARGLDVKTADIEETRFLVEAVAATPLRENVRPRWRPVEDRVVWVIDLFERLERRDQLQRSGSFR, from the coding sequence ATGACGATACGACTCGATCCCGTCGACATGGCTGCCTGCCGCGCGCTGCTCAAGGGTGGCTCCCGGACCTTCAACGCCGCCTCGAAGGTGCTGCCGCGCCGGGTCGCCGATCCTGCCATCGCGCTCTACGCGTTCTGCCGCTTGGCTGATGATGCCGTCGATCTCGGCAGCGACCGCGCGGCGGCAGTGGCGCGGCTGCGGTACCGGCTCGATCGCGCCTATCGAGAGCAGCCGATGGACCTCGCTGCTGATCGCCTGTTCGCCGATGTCGTCAAGAAATTCTGTATTCCTCGTGAGCTACCCGAAGCCCTGCTCGACGGACTGGCCTGGGATGCAGAGGTCCGCCGTTATGAGACGTTGCAGGACCTCACTGCCTATGCCGCGCGGGTTGCGGGCGCCGTCGGCGCGATGATGACGCTGGTGATGGGGCAGCGCGCGCCCGAGATCGTTGCACGTGCCTGCGATCTCGGCGTCGCGATGCAGTTTACCAACATTGCGCGTGATGTCGGCGAGGACGCCCGCGCCGGCCGGCTGTATCTGCCGCAGTCGTGGTTGCGTGAAGCGGGCATCGATCCGGACGCCTGGCTGGCGAACCCTTGCTTCACGCCTGCGGTCGCGGCGATCATACAGAGGCTGCTTCATGTGGCCGATATTTTCTACTCCCGTGCGACGCACGGGATCGTCAATCTGCCGATCGGCTGCCGCCCCGGCATCTACGCCGCCCGCGCACTTTATGCCGAAATCGGCCGCGAATTGGAGCAGGGCGGGCTGGACTCGGTGTCGAGACGCGCGGTCGTCTCGACCAGACGTAAGCTCGCGGTCTTGGCGCGGACGCTGCTCTTGCCGCAAACGGAATGGGCACCCGCGAGAGGGCTCGACGTCAAGACCGCAGATATTGAAGAGACCCGTTTCCTGGTCGAGGCTGTGGCGGCAACGCCGCTGCGCGAGAACGTCAGGCCGCGGTGGCGACCGGTCGAGGATCGCGTTGTCTGGGTAATTGACCTGTTCGAACGCCTGGAACGCCGCGATCAGCTTCAGCGTTCCGGGTCGTTCCGGTAA
- a CDS encoding methyltransferase, with amino-acid sequence MHDRLLGWRDWILANPGFQRFAGSFALTRPIARRRASALFDLCAGFVYSQVLFACVRLKLFDQLADGPLDSAELALLVPLPADATLTLLDAAVSLQLLQRRSDGRYGLGSLGAALRGNPGVAAMIEHHAMLYDDLKDPIALLRGDVGAGQLAAYWPYAGNRKAANLSREAIAPYTALMAMSQPMISQQVLSAYSFRGHRCLLDIGGGDGSFIVAVAAQAPKLRCVLLDLPAVADQASERFRAEGLSSRAVAIGGSFLANRLPEGADIVSLVRVIHDHDDADIMTLLRAVHLALPPDGTLLIAEPISGVRGAEPIGDAYFAFYLLAMGSGRPRTFVRLRDMLTEAGFVDIALRPVAMPMLASVITAKKRN; translated from the coding sequence TTGCATGATCGCCTGCTAGGCTGGCGCGATTGGATCCTGGCCAATCCGGGCTTTCAGCGATTTGCAGGGAGTTTTGCTCTGACGCGGCCGATCGCGCGGCGTCGGGCGAGCGCGCTGTTCGATCTCTGTGCCGGCTTCGTCTATTCGCAGGTCTTGTTTGCGTGCGTCCGTTTGAAGCTGTTCGATCAACTGGCGGATGGCCCGCTGGATTCGGCAGAGTTGGCTCTGCTCGTACCGTTGCCGGCGGATGCGACGTTGACGCTGCTCGATGCAGCGGTCTCGTTGCAATTGCTGCAGCGTCGCAGCGACGGCCGCTACGGTCTCGGATCGCTTGGCGCAGCCCTGCGGGGCAATCCCGGCGTCGCCGCCATGATCGAGCATCATGCGATGTTGTACGACGACCTGAAGGATCCGATCGCGCTGCTGCGCGGTGATGTCGGGGCGGGGCAGCTCGCCGCTTACTGGCCTTATGCAGGCAATCGCAAGGCCGCCAATCTGTCGCGTGAGGCGATCGCGCCATACACCGCATTGATGGCGATGTCGCAGCCGATGATCTCGCAGCAGGTGCTGTCGGCTTATTCCTTCCGCGGGCATCGCTGCCTGCTCGACATTGGCGGAGGCGACGGCTCCTTCATAGTCGCCGTCGCGGCACAGGCACCAAAACTGCGCTGCGTGCTGTTGGATTTGCCCGCAGTGGCCGACCAGGCCAGCGAACGTTTTCGTGCGGAGGGTCTGTCATCACGCGCGGTCGCAATTGGCGGGAGCTTCCTTGCGAACCGTCTGCCCGAGGGGGCCGATATCGTTTCGCTGGTGCGGGTGATCCATGATCACGACGACGCCGACATCATGACCCTGCTGCGCGCTGTTCACCTGGCCCTGCCACCCGACGGCACGCTTCTGATTGCCGAGCCCATCTCCGGCGTCCGCGGAGCCGAGCCGATCGGGGACGCCTACTTCGCCTTCTATCTGCTGGCGATGGGCAGCGGCCGCCCCCGGACCTTCGTGCGGCTGCGCGACATGCTCACCGAGGCTGGCTTTGTCGATATTGCGTTGCGGCCGGTCGCGATGCCGATGTTGGCGAGCGTGATCACCGCGAAAAAGCGAAATTGA